The DNA segment GACCTGGCGGTACGCAGCGGCACCGACCTGACCACCACGGCGTTCGCCGCCACCGTCGTCGTCATCGTCGGTGTGCTCGCCATCGCCGTCGTCCGGCTGCTCGCCGGCGCGACCGGCCAGTCGTTTCTGGCCGTACGCTCCAACGAACGCGCCGCGGCAGCCGCCGGCATCAACGTCGCCCAGGTCAAGCTCGCCGGCTTCGCGCTCTCGGCGTTCCTGGCCGGGGTCGGCGGATGCCTGATCGGATACAGCCGCTCGCAGCTCTCCGCCGAGTCGTTCAACGTCGTCGTCGGGCTCAGCGTGCTGTGCATGGCGTACGTCGGCGGCATCACCCGGATCAGCGGCGCCCTCATCGCCGGGCTGATCGCCCCGCTCGGTGTCGTCTACACCCTGCTCAACAGCACCCTCGGCCTCGGCCGGTACTACACGCTCATCGCCGCCTGCGCCCTGGTCCTGACCGCGGTGCTCAACCCCGTCGGGATCGCCGGCGGGACCACCGGGCGGCTGCGCCGCCGTCCACACCGGGAGGTTGCCCTGTGAGCCCGCTGCTGGCCACCGAAGGACTGACCGTCCACTACGGCGGCGTCCGGGCCAACACCGGCATCGGCATCACCGCCGACGCCGGGGAGGTCGTCGGGCTGATCGGACCCAACGGCGCCGGCAAGACCACGTTCGTCGACGCCGTCACCGGGTTCACCCCGGCACAGGGCGTCGTCACGGTGGCCGGCAGGCGGATCGACCGGCTCGCACCGCACGATCGGCGGCGGGCCGGGCTGGCCCGCACCTGGCAGGCCGGGGAACTGTTCATGGACCTGACCGTGCGGCAGAACATCGCCGTCGCGGCGGGCCGCCGGCCCCTGCGCAACCTCTGGGACGACCTCGCCGGACGGCGCGGTCGCGGGCACGATGCTCAGGACGTACTCCGCATGTTCGATCTTGAATCGGTGGCCGATCGCAAGCCCGGCGAACTCAGTCTCGGCCGGCAGAAGATCGTCGGGGTGGCGCGGGCGCTGGCCGGAGAGGTGCGCGTGATCCTGCTCGACGAGCCGGCCGCCGGGCTGGACACCGAGGAGAGCGCCGAGTTCGGGCGGCACGTGCGGGCGATCGCCGCATCGGGCCTGGCGGTGCTGCTGATCGACCACGACATGACGCTGGTCGCGGGCATCTGCGATCGGGTGTACGTGCTGGACTACGGCGTCGTCATCGCCGACGGGACACCCTCCGACGTGCTGGCCGATCCGGCGGTGCGGACGGCGTACCTGGGATCGGAGCTCGTGCCGTGAGCGATGTGCTGACCCTGACCGGCATCACCGCCGGCTATGCGGGCATCCCGGCCGTCCGCGACCTGGACCTGAGCGTCGCCTCCGGAGAGATCGTCGCCATGCTCGGGCCGAACGGCGCCGGCAAGACCACCACCCTGCTCACGGCGGCAGGCGTCATCACACCGATGTCCGGCGTCGTCACCGCGTTCGGCAAACCCCTGCACAGACGCCTGGAGCAGAACGCGCGCGCCGGTCTCGTCCTGGTTCCGGACACGAGAGGCGTCTTCCACACCCTTTCGGTACGGGAGAACCTCGCCTTGGCCGGAGGCGACCCGGGCGAGGCACTCGACCTGTTCCCGGCGCTGAAGGGTCTGATGTCCCGCCGATGCGGCCGGCTCTCCGGCGGCGAACAGCAGATGCTCGCCATCGCCAAAGCCCTGGTCCGCCGCCCGCGGGTCCTGCTGATCGACGAGATGAGCATGGGTCTGGCCCCGGTCGCGGTCCAGGCCCTGCTGCCCAGCATCCGTGCGCTCGCCGACCGCCTCGGCGTCGGCGTGCTCCTCGTCGAACAGCACATCGACCTGGCCCTGTCGATCGCCGACCGGGCCGTCGTGCTGCACCACGGGCGGGTTTCACTGACCGGTCCGGCGGCTGAGCTACGCGCCGACCGGCACGCTGTCGCCGACGCCTATTTCGGCGGTTGAATCCGGTGGTCATCGGCTGCGAGCGTGGATCCGCTCGATCGTGCCCGCCTTCAGGCGTTCCACCTCGACGATCGTGAAGCCGGCTGCCTCGACCAGGGGCAGCTGGCGGCGCGTCATGTGCTCCCCCGCGGTCCGGATCGTGATCTGTTCGAACAACCATTGGGCGGCCCGGAGCGGCGGCACACTGCTGCCGATGTGATCCAGGAGCAGCAGCCGGCCGCCCGGGGCCAGAACCCGCCCGGCCTCGGCGATCGCCGCCCGCGGGTCGGGGATGGCACAGAGCGCCAGGGCGCAGACGACCGTGTCGAACGAGGCGTCCGCGAACGGCAGCCGGGTGGCGTCGCCCTCGCGCAGCTCGACCGGCCTGGTCGCCCGCTGCCGGGCCACGGCGAGCATCGCGGGGCTCAGGTCGATACCGGTGACGGACGCCTCGATCGGGTAGTGCGGCAGGTTGCGCCCGGTGCCCACGCCGACGTCGAGGATCCGTCCGGTCGCCCGGGCGCCGATCCACTCCCGGCCGCCGGCGAACCAGTGCCGCTCCAGGAACGCGATCTGCCGGTCATAGGTGGGCGCTGTCTTGTCCCACACTCGGCGTGCCTTGGCCGTCGCCTCGTCCACCGCGTGCCTCCCCGGGTCCGGTCAGATCATCGCCACGATCTCCACCTCGATCAGGTACCCCGGGGCGAACAGCGCGGGAACGGCAACGAGCGTACTGGCCGGAGGCGAGCCGCGCCGCAGAGCGCCGACGATGCCGGGCAGCAGCTCCGGCCGGTAGTCGACCACCCAGATCGTCTCCTTCACCACGTCGTCCCAGGTCGCACCGACTGCGGACAGCGCGATCGTGATGTTCTCGGCGATCTGTCCGGCCTGCGCGGCGTGATCCCCCTGAGCGCCCCAGGCGACCTGGCCGGAGAGGAACACCATCGTTCCGGTGGCGGTGACGACCTGGCTGATCCCGGGCGGCGCGAACACACCCTCGGGGTTGATCCTCCTCATGCCGGGTGCCCGTCCGGACGGACCGGGCCGGCCGCGGTCGCGACGTGCTCACCGGTGCGCAGCCGGGCGAAGAGGCCGTCACGGTCGGGAACTCGCCGGCCGGCCGCATAGGCGACGTCGAGGCCGGAGAGCCGCTCGGCCAGCTGCCGGGACAGGTCCGGAGTGGACGCGATCAGGCCGCTGAGGACGGTCCGCAGCGCGAGCGTCTCCGGGGTGAACGAGGCCATCAGCGCGGTCTGCGCCCGGGTGTCGCGCAGCAGGGCGGCGCCGACCGGGTGGCGTTCCTCGTGGTACGTGTCGAGCAGCGCCTCGTCCGCGCGCCCGGTCACGACGGCGGCCAGCTTCCAGCCGAGGTTGTGCGCGTCCTGGATGCCGACGTTCATGCCGACGCCGCCGGCCGGGAAGTGCATGTGCGCGGCGTCGCCGGCCAGCAGGACCCGCCCGGCCCGGTACGCCGAAGCCTGCCGGGTGGCGTTGCCGAACCGGGACAGCCAGCGAGGGTCGCGCATGCCGTAGTCGGTGCCGGCGATCCTGCGTACCGTCGCTCGCAGCTCGTCGAGGCCGAGCTCCCCCGGCCAGTCCGGGCGGTGGGATCCCGGGTCGATGCCGACGAGCCGGTGGACGCCACCGGGCAGCGGCACCACCATGAGGCCGCCCTCGGCGCCGGAGAACATCGCCGTCCCGGTCGCCGGTGGAGCGTCGAGGGTGACGTCGCCGAGCCAGCCCCACGTGGTCGTCGCGGTGCCGGGGAAGTCGATGCCGGCCGCCTGCCGGATCGTGCTCCGGGCGCCGTCGCACCCGGCCACGTACCGGGCCGCCAGCACCTCGCCGCCCTCCAGCTCGATACCCTCGGCCGTCAGTCCGGCGACCCGCACACCCCGGCGGATCGTCGCGCCCATGGCCAGCGCGCGTTCCTCGAGAAGCTCCTCGGTGCGGCGCTGCGGCAGCGCCAGCGTGAACGGGTACGGGGTGTCCAGCACCGAGAAGTCCAGCAGGTCCGGCAGCGAGCCGAAGTGCCCGCGCGGGATCCGCCCGCCCTCGGCGAGGAACCGGTCGAGCACCCCACGGCAGTCGAAGATCTCCAGCGTCCGGGGGTGGACGGTGAGCGCCTTCGAGTGAGGGTCTCGCTCGGTGCGAGCCTCGACGACGGTCACCGATGCACCGCCCAGGCGCAGCTCACCCGCCAGCCACAGACCGGTGGGCCCGGCGCCCACCACCACGACGTCCTGCATATCCCGACCTCCTATTGGTCACTGACCAAGGAGTACATTTGGTCGGTGACCAAGAGTCAAGGTGATGTGGTGCGGGTCGCGCTCGAAGTGCTCGACGAGCAGGGGGCGGCCGGCGTCTCGATGCGCGCCATCGCACAGCGTCTCGGCGTACGGATGAACTCGGTCCTCTGGCACGTCAAGAGCAAGAGTCGCCTCGACGAGCTGATGGCCGACGCCATCGTCGCGGGGGTGTCACTCGACGGGCTGCCGGAGTCGTGGCGGGAGCGGGCGGCCGAGATCATGCGGCGGTACCGCCGGGCGCTGCTCGCTCATCGCGACGGGGCGGCCGTGGTCGCGGGCACCTACGCCTCCGAGCCGGCGACGCTCGACACCGCGGAGGCGCTGGTCGCGGCACTGCTCGACGGCGGGCTGCCGGAGCGGGAGGCGGCGTGGACCTGCTGGAGCCTGCTCTACTTCGTGCTCGGGCTGACCCAGGAGGAGCAGGGCGATCCGCACAGCCTCGACGTGGGCGGACGCGCGGCGCTCACGCGGGTGCTGCCGGGGTTGACCGACGCGTCGTTCGACGAGCGGTTCGAGTTCGGGGTCGGGAAGCTTCTCGCCTAGATGACGCGGCGGACCGGTCGGCGGCGTCGTTGCCGGGTGGGCGGTTCATGTTGTCGCGCCTCAGGAGGCCTGGCGCACCGGCATGCCGGCCAGCCACACGTCGGCGAGGGACTCCAGTGGCACGCCGAGCGCCTGACTGAGACAGACCACGGTTCCGAACGCGGGCGCCGGCAGCCGACCGGCCTCG comes from the Actinoplanes sp. OR16 genome and includes:
- a CDS encoding ABC transporter ATP-binding protein: MSPLLATEGLTVHYGGVRANTGIGITADAGEVVGLIGPNGAGKTTFVDAVTGFTPAQGVVTVAGRRIDRLAPHDRRRAGLARTWQAGELFMDLTVRQNIAVAAGRRPLRNLWDDLAGRRGRGHDAQDVLRMFDLESVADRKPGELSLGRQKIVGVARALAGEVRVILLDEPAAGLDTEESAEFGRHVRAIAASGLAVLLIDHDMTLVAGICDRVYVLDYGVVIADGTPSDVLADPAVRTAYLGSELVP
- a CDS encoding ABC transporter ATP-binding protein, which produces MSDVLTLTGITAGYAGIPAVRDLDLSVASGEIVAMLGPNGAGKTTTLLTAAGVITPMSGVVTAFGKPLHRRLEQNARAGLVLVPDTRGVFHTLSVRENLALAGGDPGEALDLFPALKGLMSRRCGRLSGGEQQMLAIAKALVRRPRVLLIDEMSMGLAPVAVQALLPSIRALADRLGVGVLLVEQHIDLALSIADRAVVLHHGRVSLTGPAAELRADRHAVADAYFGG
- a CDS encoding class I SAM-dependent methyltransferase, which translates into the protein MDEATAKARRVWDKTAPTYDRQIAFLERHWFAGGREWIGARATGRILDVGVGTGRNLPHYPIEASVTGIDLSPAMLAVARQRATRPVELREGDATRLPFADASFDTVVCALALCAIPDPRAAIAEAGRVLAPGGRLLLLDHIGSSVPPLRAAQWLFEQITIRTAGEHMTRRQLPLVEAAGFTIVEVERLKAGTIERIHARSR
- a CDS encoding RidA family protein; amino-acid sequence: MRRINPEGVFAPPGISQVVTATGTMVFLSGQVAWGAQGDHAAQAGQIAENITIALSAVGATWDDVVKETIWVVDYRPELLPGIVGALRRGSPPASTLVAVPALFAPGYLIEVEIVAMI
- a CDS encoding FAD-dependent monooxygenase, translated to MQDVVVVGAGPTGLWLAGELRLGGASVTVVEARTERDPHSKALTVHPRTLEIFDCRGVLDRFLAEGGRIPRGHFGSLPDLLDFSVLDTPYPFTLALPQRRTEELLEERALAMGATIRRGVRVAGLTAEGIELEGGEVLAARYVAGCDGARSTIRQAAGIDFPGTATTTWGWLGDVTLDAPPATGTAMFSGAEGGLMVVPLPGGVHRLVGIDPGSHRPDWPGELGLDELRATVRRIAGTDYGMRDPRWLSRFGNATRQASAYRAGRVLLAGDAAHMHFPAGGVGMNVGIQDAHNLGWKLAAVVTGRADEALLDTYHEERHPVGAALLRDTRAQTALMASFTPETLALRTVLSGLIASTPDLSRQLAERLSGLDVAYAAGRRVPDRDGLFARLRTGEHVATAAGPVRPDGHPA
- a CDS encoding TetR/AcrR family transcriptional regulator C-terminal domain-containing protein — its product is MTKSQGDVVRVALEVLDEQGAAGVSMRAIAQRLGVRMNSVLWHVKSKSRLDELMADAIVAGVSLDGLPESWRERAAEIMRRYRRALLAHRDGAAVVAGTYASEPATLDTAEALVAALLDGGLPEREAAWTCWSLLYFVLGLTQEEQGDPHSLDVGGRAALTRVLPGLTDASFDERFEFGVGKLLA